One Granulicella sp. 5B5 DNA window includes the following coding sequences:
- a CDS encoding HAMP domain-containing sensor histidine kinase, translating into MNLTRRRGAKALFITLGVFLTALAVTLNITWIHNNGRRLALDLVGALLFAILIAGVVLNTVFLVREIRRNERQDSFLNAVTHELKTPIASIRLYLDTLSRRSVDDAQRQRFYEIMRDDTDRLLGTVETVLKAGELGHRQRAGLRTRVELHPLVADCIATVLNRHHLPAESIQLEPVPGAVRLYVIGNADDLRTAVLNLLDNAVKYSPNGVHIQCRVGIERYTWVVLTITDSGLGLASSDLKRIFKRFYRASSNDRVKIKGTGLGLFLVNTIARQHGGSVRAISEGVGQGTTMVLRLPLSIVNDPTSTEAA; encoded by the coding sequence ATGAATCTCACTCGCCGCCGCGGAGCCAAGGCACTCTTCATCACCCTGGGTGTGTTCCTCACCGCGCTCGCCGTCACGCTCAACATCACCTGGATTCACAACAACGGCCGCCGCCTCGCCCTCGACCTCGTCGGCGCCCTGCTCTTCGCCATCCTCATCGCCGGCGTCGTCCTCAACACCGTCTTTCTCGTCCGCGAGATCCGCCGCAACGAGCGTCAGGACTCGTTCCTGAACGCTGTCACCCACGAGCTCAAGACACCCATCGCCAGCATCCGCCTCTACCTCGACACCCTCTCCCGCCGCTCCGTCGACGACGCCCAGCGCCAGCGCTTCTACGAAATCATGCGCGACGACACCGACCGTCTTCTCGGAACCGTAGAAACCGTCCTCAAAGCCGGCGAGCTCGGCCACCGCCAGCGCGCCGGCCTCCGCACTCGTGTCGAGCTTCACCCGCTCGTTGCAGACTGCATCGCCACCGTGCTCAACCGCCACCACCTCCCGGCAGAGTCCATCCAGTTGGAACCAGTGCCCGGCGCCGTCCGCCTCTACGTCATCGGCAACGCGGACGACCTGCGCACCGCCGTCCTTAACCTCCTCGACAACGCCGTCAAGTACTCACCCAACGGCGTCCACATCCAGTGCCGCGTCGGCATCGAGCGCTACACCTGGGTCGTCCTCACCATCACCGACTCCGGCCTGGGCCTTGCCTCCAGCGACCTCAAACGCATCTTCAAACGCTTCTACCGTGCCTCATCCAACGACCGCGTCAAGATCAAGGGAACAGGCCTGGGTCTCTTCCTCGTCAACACCATCGCCCGCCAGCACGGCGGCAGCGTCCGCGCCATCAGTGAGGGCGTAGGCCAGGGCACAACCATGGTCCTCCGCCTCCCTCTCTCAATCGTCAACGACCCAACATCGACGGAGGCCGCTTGA
- a CDS encoding fatty acid desaturase, with translation MNPTLPQIEDQIENLTSIPSDPLLKVKLTTEKIKQDLRMGREHQQGRINWITTIAMGLFHVGAIAALFFFSWKNLAMFVVMYFFAINVGIGMCYHRLLTHRGYRVPRWLEYFLTMCGCLALEGGPIFWVATHRVHHQNSDHEGDPHTPHDGTWWAHAGWILSGRALHSETALLGRYAPDLTRDRMHVWLSKFHYMPIVLTGLMQVALGAALAPTGHRIVGALGMVLWGTFLRVTIGLHATWLVNSATHLWGSRRFETKDDSRNSWWVALLTGGEGWHNNHHAHPVSARHGLAWYEFDINYYGIWLMEKFGLAKKVQIAKFDPTNPKPAGAYMD, from the coding sequence ATGAATCCTACGCTCCCCCAAATCGAAGACCAGATTGAAAACCTCACCTCCATCCCCTCCGACCCCCTTCTCAAAGTCAAGCTGACCACTGAGAAGATCAAGCAGGATCTCCGCATGGGCCGCGAGCACCAGCAGGGCCGCATCAACTGGATCACCACCATCGCGATGGGGCTCTTTCACGTCGGTGCCATCGCCGCGCTCTTCTTCTTTAGCTGGAAGAACCTGGCCATGTTCGTGGTCATGTACTTCTTCGCCATCAACGTCGGCATCGGCATGTGCTACCACCGCCTGCTCACTCACCGCGGCTACCGCGTCCCGCGCTGGCTGGAGTACTTCCTCACCATGTGCGGCTGCCTCGCTCTCGAAGGCGGGCCCATCTTCTGGGTGGCCACCCACCGCGTACATCACCAGAACTCCGACCACGAAGGCGACCCCCACACTCCACATGACGGAACCTGGTGGGCCCACGCCGGCTGGATTCTCTCCGGCCGCGCTCTGCACTCTGAGACCGCGCTCCTCGGCCGCTACGCTCCAGACCTCACCCGCGACCGCATGCACGTATGGCTCTCCAAGTTCCACTACATGCCTATCGTGCTCACCGGCCTCATGCAGGTCGCTCTCGGCGCAGCCCTCGCTCCCACGGGTCACCGCATCGTCGGTGCCCTCGGCATGGTCCTCTGGGGAACCTTCCTCCGCGTCACCATCGGCCTCCACGCCACCTGGCTCGTGAACTCCGCGACACACCTCTGGGGCTCCCGCCGCTTTGAGACCAAGGACGACTCCCGCAACTCCTGGTGGGTCGCTCTCCTCACCGGCGGCGAAGGCTGGCACAACAACCACCACGCCCACCCGGTCAGCGCCCGCCACGGCCTCGCCTGGTACGAGTTCGACATCAACTACTACGGCATCTGGCTCATGGAAAAGTTCGGCCTCGCCAAAAAAGTCCAGATCGCCAAGTTCGACCCCACCAACCCCAAGCCCGCCGGCGCCTACATGGACTAA
- a CDS encoding ABC transporter permease subunit: protein MKFLRIPQFGIGLRTESESRLSFGAADLAVGLGTLALLYVAARVGAESLVKFRPPDVIPTISLDPRNLPNYAARSTLRMFLALGLSTLFTFVYGYAAARSRRAERVLVPLLDILQSVPVLGFLSITVTLFIALFRGSLLGLEAASIFAIFTGQAWNMTFSFYQSLRTVPAELNEMATLYGLSRWERFTRLELPSSVIGLVWNGMMSFGGGWFFLAASESISVLNRQYTLPGLGSYVASAIAARDLHAIGWAIVTMVILVLLIDQFFWKPLVTIADRYKLELSAGEERRFWVVDLWRAASLPALFEKILGPSISSVDRLLSRLTKVEPQAERKSTSKTSDSVFNTVVAVIAAGLFVAAVRFVLSSVGVAEVGHAALLGLATAARVVALLVFSTIVWTPIGVAIGFNPKLARLTQPLVQICASFPANFLFPFATLAFLRFGIHLNWGSMLLMALGAQWYLLFNVIGGAQAVPNDLREMATSIGLRGFRKWRFLIGPGIFGSWVTGAITASGGAWNASIVAEVVSWGNTTLKAAGLGAYIADATSTGDWPRIVLGVGLMSLFVVTLNHIVWKPLYRLAQARFQLS, encoded by the coding sequence GTGAAGTTTCTCCGTATACCGCAGTTCGGCATCGGCTTGCGAACCGAATCGGAATCACGATTGTCCTTCGGCGCCGCCGACCTTGCGGTGGGTCTCGGCACCCTTGCGTTGCTGTATGTGGCGGCGCGGGTGGGAGCTGAGTCGCTGGTTAAGTTCAGGCCACCGGATGTAATTCCAACGATCAGTTTGGACCCACGCAACTTACCAAACTACGCGGCTCGTTCCACGTTGCGTATGTTCCTTGCACTGGGACTTTCCACCCTCTTCACCTTTGTGTACGGCTACGCCGCTGCACGCAGCCGACGAGCAGAGAGGGTCCTCGTCCCCCTGCTGGATATCCTTCAGTCTGTTCCGGTCCTCGGATTCCTCTCCATTACCGTGACGCTGTTTATCGCGCTGTTCAGGGGCAGCCTGCTGGGGCTGGAGGCCGCGTCCATCTTTGCGATCTTCACCGGACAGGCGTGGAACATGACCTTTTCGTTCTACCAGTCGCTACGGACGGTGCCTGCCGAATTGAACGAGATGGCGACCTTGTATGGCCTGTCCAGATGGGAGCGGTTTACCCGGCTCGAATTGCCTTCTTCCGTGATCGGCCTGGTCTGGAACGGGATGATGAGCTTCGGCGGCGGATGGTTCTTTCTCGCTGCCAGCGAATCGATCAGTGTGTTAAACCGGCAGTACACGCTGCCGGGTCTGGGATCTTATGTGGCTTCTGCGATTGCGGCTCGTGACCTGCATGCGATTGGCTGGGCGATTGTAACGATGGTGATCCTGGTCCTGCTGATCGACCAGTTTTTCTGGAAGCCGCTGGTGACGATTGCTGACCGCTACAAACTGGAGCTGAGTGCCGGCGAGGAGCGACGATTCTGGGTCGTGGACCTTTGGCGCGCCGCATCGCTTCCAGCTCTGTTTGAAAAGATCCTGGGGCCTTCCATATCCTCGGTGGACCGGCTACTTTCCCGCCTCACGAAGGTGGAGCCTCAGGCGGAACGAAAGAGCACATCGAAGACTTCGGACAGTGTCTTTAACACTGTGGTTGCGGTCATTGCGGCCGGGCTGTTCGTTGCGGCCGTCCGCTTTGTGCTGTCGAGTGTCGGCGTGGCGGAGGTCGGTCACGCGGCGTTGCTTGGACTGGCAACGGCAGCCAGAGTGGTGGCGTTGCTCGTCTTCAGCACGATTGTATGGACTCCTATCGGCGTTGCCATCGGCTTCAATCCCAAGCTCGCGCGGCTGACCCAGCCGCTGGTACAAATCTGCGCTTCCTTTCCGGCAAACTTCCTGTTTCCGTTTGCAACACTGGCCTTTCTCCGCTTTGGAATTCACCTGAACTGGGGAAGCATGTTGTTGATGGCCCTTGGAGCGCAGTGGTACCTGCTCTTCAACGTGATCGGCGGAGCACAGGCTGTGCCCAATGATCTTCGCGAGATGGCGACCAGTATCGGTCTGCGTGGCTTCCGTAAATGGAGGTTTCTCATCGGACCGGGGATCTTCGGCTCTTGGGTTACAGGTGCCATTACAGCTTCCGGCGGAGCGTGGAACGCAAGTATCGTGGCGGAGGTGGTGTCCTGGGGAAACACAACCCTGAAGGCCGCGGGCCTGGGGGCCTATATCGCGGATGCCACCTCGACCGGCGACTGGCCGCGCATCGTACTCGGCGTCGGACTGATGAGCCTCTTCGTCGTGACCTTGAACCATATTGTGTGGAAACCCCTCTATCGCCTGGCACAGGCGCGGTTTCAACTGAGTTGA
- a CDS encoding heavy metal transport/detoxification protein translates to MRHVLSALNALPNTHAEEVQIGSARVVTDTTPGTIEHALATAGYPAVVESQVQ, encoded by the coding sequence GTGCGCCACGTACTCAGCGCATTGAACGCCCTTCCCAACACCCATGCTGAAGAGGTCCAAATCGGCTCTGCACGCGTTGTTACGGACACAACACCCGGCACCATCGAGCACGCTCTCGCAACAGCGGGCTACCCCGCGGTCGTCGAATCGCAGGTGCAATGA
- a CDS encoding nitrate/sulfonate/bicarbonate ABC transporter ATP-binding protein produces MSEIARAANLLTAEQVSKTFPLSAGGDQTVLETVSLTIASGEVVALLGRSGSGKSTLLRILAGLIEPSTGTVTRHDLPLRGANPDVAMVFQSFALLPWLTVQENAELGLTARGIPKETAEKEAAHALQMVGLEGFEGAYPKELSGGMRQRVGFARAFVMKPDVLMMDEPFSALDVLTAENLRGEISDLWEKGSFPSKSILLVTHNIEEAILLADRIVILGTNPGRIRGEVRVDIARPRDKNGPRFRALTDHVYTVMTNPEAVVEETPAATAKPTKRFPMLPHARSGGISGLLEIIHDRGGREDLPQLANSLRLEIDDLLPAIDASALLGFANVAEGDVIITDIGNEFATAGVHRSHEIFKEQLLSRIPLTATVVKVLEGKRDGRIGKEFLLDILDEHFSDEEAEKQFQTLIDWGRYAHLFEYDSDEERLYLAEPEEDAAQLDL; encoded by the coding sequence ATGTCAGAAATTGCAAGAGCAGCAAACCTATTGACCGCTGAACAGGTGTCAAAGACGTTTCCTCTCTCCGCTGGTGGAGACCAGACTGTTCTTGAGACGGTCTCGCTTACCATTGCTTCTGGCGAAGTCGTAGCTCTTCTGGGTCGTAGTGGCTCCGGCAAGAGCACCCTGCTGCGCATCCTGGCGGGCTTGATTGAGCCGAGCACAGGCACCGTGACGCGGCATGATCTGCCCTTGCGTGGCGCCAACCCCGATGTTGCGATGGTGTTCCAGAGCTTCGCTCTACTGCCGTGGCTTACGGTTCAGGAGAATGCGGAGCTTGGACTGACCGCACGAGGAATTCCGAAAGAGACGGCCGAGAAGGAAGCTGCACATGCGCTACAGATGGTTGGGCTGGAGGGATTTGAAGGGGCATACCCCAAGGAGCTTTCCGGAGGCATGCGTCAGCGGGTGGGGTTCGCGCGGGCGTTTGTGATGAAGCCAGATGTGTTGATGATGGATGAACCTTTCAGCGCGCTCGATGTGCTCACGGCCGAGAATCTTCGCGGCGAAATCAGCGACTTGTGGGAGAAGGGGTCGTTCCCTTCCAAGAGCATCCTGCTGGTGACACACAATATTGAGGAGGCCATTCTTCTCGCCGATCGCATCGTCATCCTGGGCACGAACCCGGGGCGCATTCGAGGAGAGGTTCGCGTCGATATCGCGCGGCCGAGAGACAAGAACGGACCGCGCTTTCGTGCTTTGACGGACCATGTCTATACGGTCATGACAAACCCTGAAGCCGTAGTAGAAGAAACTCCCGCTGCGACCGCCAAGCCGACGAAGAGATTTCCGATGCTGCCCCACGCACGTTCAGGGGGCATCAGCGGTTTACTGGAGATCATTCATGATCGCGGTGGACGAGAGGATTTGCCGCAGCTCGCAAATAGTCTTCGATTGGAGATCGACGACTTGTTGCCGGCCATCGACGCATCGGCCTTACTCGGATTTGCTAACGTAGCGGAAGGCGACGTCATCATCACGGACATTGGGAACGAGTTCGCAACAGCGGGCGTTCACCGCAGTCACGAGATCTTCAAGGAGCAGCTTCTCAGCCGGATACCTCTTACCGCAACGGTCGTAAAGGTGCTGGAGGGTAAGCGCGATGGCCGCATCGGGAAGGAATTCCTTTTGGACATTCTGGACGAACACTTTTCGGATGAGGAAGCAGAGAAGCAGTTCCAAACCCTGATCGACTGGGGCCGCTATGCCCATCTCTTTGAATACGATTCAGATGAAGAGCGCTTATATCTCGCGGAGCCGGAAGAGGATGCCGCTCAGCTGGATCTGTAA
- a CDS encoding phosphoesterase encodes MMTRTGGAMLLKSGVCSTLLIAAHLLGFSQYAMGQQDHATRAGQVIDLPTSKQLFAPAPGDPQRLNSLPLSLAVSPDGRWVVALNAGYGTWESNYAQSLAVLNTATGAVKDFPDARVGERAPQTFFSGLAFSADGTKVYASMASTTDPEGGSKGKTGNGVVVYGFHDGELTPQGFLKLPLVKLAGGRHTDYRKEDGGKLGIPYPAGIVVVGGEHEKLLVSENLADAAVLMDATTGAIEKTFDLSADDAVPSTYPVGVAATKDGKRAFVSLWNASEVVELNLETGAVARRVALLKPKSAIAPGTHPCAMLLDEREGVLYVALANRDAVAAVSIGRRSAPELEVRGYFDTRLPGQSYFGAEPNALAMNADGTRLYVANMGSDAVAVLDPHKLRSMEKAKGMVEPIGFVPTELMPISLAASGGKLYVATDKGKGTGPNNFPQRPLPTDAPGTRHKDSPGTYAPTLLYGSLASLDERAMENDLKASTEVVMESNRMKAAAETLPFEGGKSRIKHVIYIIRENRTYDQILGDLEKDGKPVANGDPSLAMYGEAVTPNAHKLVLQFGVLDNFYDSAEVSGDGHVWSNAAIGTDYLERTWQQNYRGRQRTYDYEGMVADGYPLLQHIPDVEEPKSGYIWGDMASHGRTTYNFGEYISSVFCGERQGHVTADPRAGAMSGGERPCATDSIKPGDPLPEMWGGGKNLWPWAIPRLAQNIPTKPELVGHFAVEAPDFNLRVPDQIRADVFLRHFAKWKTELAAGHDEMPNFVEMRLGNDHTAGTTPGGPTPKSLVADNDLALGRMVDAVSHSAYWDDTAFFILEDDAQNGADHVDAHRSLAIVVSKYAPHPKAGQAAYVDSRFYSTVSVLRTMEALEGVPPMNNNDALASLIGTLFSGPGDQPAYDVDTSNRDNGLIYTANKKNAPGAAESMKMDFTHPDRADSDKLNVILWRDAMGNQPVPQMLLVKHAKKKDDDDD; translated from the coding sequence ATGATGACACGAACCGGGGGAGCCATGTTGTTGAAGAGCGGGGTTTGCAGCACGTTGCTGATTGCAGCGCATTTACTGGGGTTTTCGCAGTACGCGATGGGGCAGCAGGATCATGCGACGAGGGCCGGGCAGGTGATCGATCTGCCGACGAGCAAACAGCTCTTTGCGCCCGCTCCGGGAGATCCACAGCGGTTGAACAGCCTGCCGCTGTCGCTGGCTGTGTCGCCGGATGGACGCTGGGTGGTTGCGCTGAATGCGGGGTATGGCACGTGGGAGTCGAACTATGCGCAGTCGTTGGCGGTGTTGAATACGGCGACGGGAGCGGTGAAGGATTTTCCGGATGCGCGGGTGGGTGAGCGCGCGCCGCAGACGTTCTTTTCTGGGCTGGCCTTTAGTGCGGATGGAACGAAGGTTTATGCCAGCATGGCTTCGACGACCGATCCTGAGGGGGGCAGCAAGGGGAAGACGGGCAACGGGGTTGTGGTGTACGGATTTCATGATGGCGAGCTGACGCCGCAGGGGTTTCTGAAGCTGCCACTGGTGAAGCTGGCCGGGGGGCGCCACACCGACTATCGGAAAGAGGATGGCGGAAAGCTGGGGATTCCGTATCCGGCGGGGATTGTGGTTGTAGGGGGTGAGCACGAGAAGCTGCTGGTGAGTGAGAACCTCGCCGATGCTGCGGTGCTGATGGATGCGACGACGGGCGCGATTGAGAAGACGTTCGATCTTTCGGCGGATGATGCGGTGCCGTCGACTTACCCTGTTGGGGTGGCGGCGACGAAGGACGGGAAGCGGGCGTTCGTGTCGTTGTGGAACGCGAGCGAGGTGGTGGAGCTGAACCTGGAGACGGGTGCTGTGGCGCGGCGGGTGGCGCTGCTGAAGCCGAAGTCTGCGATTGCTCCGGGGACGCACCCCTGCGCGATGCTGCTGGATGAGCGTGAGGGTGTGTTGTATGTGGCGCTGGCAAACCGTGATGCTGTTGCGGCGGTGTCGATTGGGAGACGCAGTGCGCCGGAGCTGGAGGTGCGTGGGTACTTCGATACTCGGCTGCCGGGGCAGAGCTACTTTGGGGCTGAGCCGAATGCGTTGGCGATGAATGCGGACGGGACGCGTCTCTATGTGGCGAACATGGGGTCCGATGCGGTGGCAGTGCTTGACCCACACAAGCTGCGGAGCATGGAGAAGGCAAAGGGCATGGTGGAGCCGATCGGCTTTGTGCCGACGGAGCTGATGCCGATCTCACTGGCTGCCAGCGGTGGCAAGTTGTATGTGGCGACGGACAAGGGCAAAGGGACGGGGCCGAACAATTTTCCGCAGCGGCCGTTGCCGACGGATGCTCCGGGGACGAGGCATAAGGACAGCCCGGGGACGTATGCTCCGACGCTGCTGTATGGGTCGCTGGCGTCGCTGGATGAGCGCGCGATGGAGAACGATCTGAAGGCTTCGACTGAGGTGGTGATGGAGTCGAACCGGATGAAGGCTGCGGCAGAGACTCTTCCGTTCGAGGGGGGGAAGAGCAGGATCAAGCATGTGATCTACATCATTCGCGAGAATCGGACGTATGACCAGATCCTGGGTGACCTGGAGAAGGATGGGAAGCCGGTGGCGAATGGTGATCCGTCGCTGGCGATGTATGGCGAGGCGGTGACGCCGAATGCTCATAAGCTGGTGCTGCAGTTTGGGGTGTTGGACAACTTTTATGACTCGGCCGAGGTGTCCGGCGATGGGCATGTGTGGTCGAATGCCGCGATTGGTACGGACTACCTGGAGCGGACGTGGCAGCAGAACTATCGCGGACGGCAGAGAACGTATGACTATGAGGGCATGGTCGCGGATGGGTATCCGTTGCTGCAGCATATTCCCGATGTGGAGGAGCCGAAGAGCGGGTACATCTGGGGTGATATGGCTTCGCATGGACGGACGACGTACAACTTTGGCGAGTACATCTCATCGGTGTTTTGCGGCGAGAGGCAGGGGCATGTGACGGCCGATCCGCGGGCGGGTGCGATGTCCGGTGGCGAGCGGCCTTGTGCGACGGATTCGATCAAGCCGGGCGATCCGCTGCCGGAGATGTGGGGCGGCGGCAAGAACCTGTGGCCGTGGGCGATTCCTCGGCTGGCGCAGAACATACCGACGAAGCCGGAGCTGGTGGGGCACTTCGCTGTCGAAGCGCCAGACTTCAACCTGCGAGTGCCGGACCAGATCCGCGCGGATGTGTTTCTGCGGCACTTTGCGAAGTGGAAGACGGAGCTCGCAGCGGGGCATGACGAGATGCCGAACTTTGTAGAGATGCGGCTGGGCAATGACCATACGGCGGGGACGACTCCGGGAGGGCCGACGCCGAAGTCGCTGGTGGCGGACAACGACTTGGCGCTGGGGCGGATGGTGGATGCGGTTTCGCACTCGGCGTATTGGGACGACACAGCGTTCTTCATCCTGGAGGACGATGCGCAGAACGGTGCGGACCATGTGGACGCGCACCGGTCGCTGGCGATTGTGGTGAGCAAGTATGCGCCGCATCCGAAGGCCGGGCAGGCGGCGTATGTGGACAGCCGGTTCTACTCGACGGTGAGCGTGCTGCGGACGATGGAGGCGCTGGAAGGCGTGCCGCCGATGAACAATAATGATGCGCTGGCGTCGCTGATCGGCACGCTGTTTTCAGGGCCTGGCGATCAGCCTGCGTACGATGTGGACACCTCGAACCGCGACAATGGGCTGATCTACACGGCGAACAAGAAGAACGCGCCGGGGGCGGCGGAGTCGATGAAGATGGACTTCACGCATCCGGACAGGGCGGACTCGGACAAGCTGAACGTCATCCTGTGGCGGGATGCGATGGGGAACCAGCCCGTGCCGCAGATGCTGCTGGTGAAGCATGCGAAGAAGAAGGATGATGACGACGATTAA
- a CDS encoding glycosyltransferase family 87 protein translates to MVVYKTDRAVSEILEPTAVSPSTLSVRDASSGLLSRLRYADTAKLARFFWCLSILSIVIWSLIPSYSKGWDIAVYKNAVLSLRAGHDPYADAIAVQEAYQLNPRAYQPGVPIPFSYVYSPITLPVLRAVGALPFAVTGAIYWAVFFALILLGLWATMQLVQPSERGVFGMLAPFAIFFPGMLANDIFFSGNVAYLLYGLVFAAAVRGWRRGRWTLFYVAVLLAGCCKTPMLTLLAIPVFSARRQWLAAIATGAAGMASFLLQPVVWPQLFHHYLEAVELQFRFNRDFSSSPAGLITNALFFHVPYRITSAVSYLAYAVVIVAVLFALSRRYLAGRLTLEQFGPVLLLGTILLNPRIMEYDIAPITIPVALIVWRLAKRSRSTLQATIWMTAIFAAINYLAVRDHAGLTNPPWKLTAGCFLSLVFVAGCWELFQQSKAVDAEVKTHLEDVIEVAI, encoded by the coding sequence ATGGTTGTGTATAAAACCGATAGAGCTGTCAGCGAGATTCTTGAGCCGACGGCCGTCTCTCCATCTACGCTCTCCGTCCGAGACGCCTCCAGCGGTTTGCTGAGCCGCCTTCGCTACGCCGATACAGCCAAGCTCGCGCGTTTTTTCTGGTGCCTTTCGATCCTGTCCATCGTGATCTGGAGCCTGATCCCTTCGTACTCGAAGGGATGGGACATTGCTGTGTACAAGAATGCGGTGTTGTCGCTACGCGCCGGTCACGATCCATATGCGGATGCGATCGCAGTACAAGAGGCGTACCAGCTGAATCCACGGGCGTATCAGCCGGGTGTACCCATTCCGTTCAGCTATGTGTATTCGCCGATCACCCTGCCCGTGCTGCGCGCTGTGGGAGCGTTGCCGTTTGCGGTGACGGGCGCGATCTATTGGGCTGTGTTCTTTGCGCTCATCCTGCTTGGACTGTGGGCTACGATGCAGCTGGTGCAGCCGAGTGAGCGTGGCGTGTTTGGGATGCTTGCGCCGTTCGCTATCTTTTTCCCTGGCATGTTGGCCAATGACATCTTTTTCAGCGGGAATGTGGCGTATCTGCTGTATGGTCTGGTGTTTGCCGCGGCGGTGCGTGGCTGGCGGCGGGGCCGCTGGACACTGTTCTACGTCGCGGTACTGCTGGCGGGCTGCTGCAAGACGCCGATGCTGACGCTGCTGGCGATCCCGGTCTTTTCGGCGCGGCGGCAGTGGCTGGCGGCGATTGCGACAGGAGCTGCCGGTATGGCGTCGTTCCTGTTGCAGCCGGTGGTGTGGCCGCAGCTGTTTCATCACTACCTGGAGGCTGTGGAGCTGCAGTTCCGGTTTAACCGGGACTTCAGCAGCAGCCCTGCGGGGCTGATCACGAATGCGTTGTTCTTCCACGTGCCGTACAGGATTACCAGTGCGGTGTCCTACCTGGCCTATGCGGTGGTGATTGTGGCGGTGCTGTTTGCGCTATCGCGACGGTATCTTGCAGGGCGCCTGACGCTGGAGCAGTTTGGGCCGGTGCTGCTGCTGGGAACGATTCTGCTGAACCCGCGGATCATGGAGTACGATATCGCGCCGATCACGATTCCGGTGGCGCTGATCGTGTGGCGGCTGGCGAAGCGGAGCCGGAGCACGCTGCAGGCGACGATATGGATGACGGCCATCTTTGCAGCGATCAACTATCTCGCAGTGCGAGACCATGCCGGGCTGACAAACCCGCCGTGGAAGCTGACCGCTGGGTGCTTCCTGTCGCTGGTGTTCGTGGCCGGGTGCTGGGAGCTGTTTCAGCAGTCGAAGGCGGTGGATGCCGAGGTGAAAACGCACCTTGAGGATGTCATCGAGGTGGCGATTTAG
- a CDS encoding response regulator transcription factor, whose product MSTQPLIAVVEDEEHLAQGLLFNLQAEGYRTHHESDGDAALAWLLDATVSAEPPTAILLDVMLPGRDGFSIVRALRDSGCYTPVLLLTARGRTEDIVEGFAAGADDYLPKPFDLNVLFARITGLLRRMHWHSATPPSLTKAPELPETLILNGRTINFDTLEIAAPDKTIHLTLMEADLLRYLLDHPERIIPRKELLENVWQVKEDTDTRAIDNFIVRLRRYLETDPVHPEHLITVRGVGYRFHPEV is encoded by the coding sequence TTGAGCACCCAACCCTTGATCGCCGTCGTCGAAGACGAGGAGCATCTGGCCCAGGGCCTGCTCTTCAACCTGCAGGCCGAGGGCTATCGCACGCACCACGAATCCGACGGTGACGCCGCCCTGGCCTGGCTCCTCGATGCCACAGTCTCAGCCGAGCCGCCAACAGCAATCTTGCTTGACGTCATGCTGCCCGGCCGCGACGGCTTCTCCATCGTCCGGGCACTCCGCGACTCAGGCTGCTACACACCGGTCCTTCTTCTCACCGCACGCGGGCGCACCGAAGACATCGTCGAAGGCTTCGCCGCCGGCGCCGATGACTACCTACCCAAACCGTTTGACCTCAACGTGCTCTTCGCCCGCATCACAGGGCTCCTGCGGCGCATGCACTGGCACTCAGCCACGCCACCCTCACTCACAAAGGCCCCGGAACTACCCGAAACCCTCATCCTCAACGGCCGCACCATCAACTTCGACACACTGGAAATCGCCGCACCAGACAAAACCATCCATCTCACGTTGATGGAAGCCGACTTGCTGCGCTATCTCCTCGATCACCCTGAACGCATCATTCCCCGTAAAGAGCTGCTTGAAAACGTCTGGCAAGTGAAAGAAGATACAGACACACGCGCCATCGACAACTTCATCGTTCGCCTCCGCCGCTACCTGGAGACGGACCCAGTGCACCCCGAACACCTCATCACCGTGCGCGGCGTCGGCTACCGGTTTCATCCTGAGGTGTAA